Within Theileria orientalis strain Shintoku DNA, chromosome 4, complete genome, the genomic segment CGAGTTCAAAGAATATCTCGTTCCTCTTTATTGTTCTATACTTTCCCGtgtcctccaggtccaggtACTGGTCGTTTGTCCACTCGTTTGCTATAAGCATGTTAAGCACCGTCGTCATGTACTCCAGTTCCACTGTCTTCGTCTTTCCCTCCGCTGCGTacttcaggtccagcacTGCTGGGAACACGTCTGGCAGCATACACCATATTCCATCTGTGTCCAGCTCTATTGGTATTCCTATTTTTTCCACCAACTTTCTTGCCGAGTCGATTATCGACGCTCCCGTGTACGTCACTATTGCTCCCATTTCCATGCTGTACCACCTCGAGCCCGTTCTCTTAACGTAGCCGTAGAAACTGTTAAGTATGCACTTGTACGCAAGCTGCAGCGAGTCGTTTATCAGTATTTTTTCTCTCACGCTCTTCATCTTCACTGGGTCTGAGCAGCcctgcttcagcagcgcctTCAGCTCGTTTTCTccctccttcttcaggtgcttGAAGGTGTACCTTCTGTCTCTGAACGTCATCACTGTCTGCACGTAGAAGTGGTTCTCTCGCTGGCATATTATGCTTTCCACGTCCGCCTCCTTGTAtatcttcgtcttcttaaATATCTTCTGCGAGTGGTTCTTAACTGCCTTCTGCAGCTGTGCTCCCTGTTCTCTTTCCGTCAGCTGGTCCCAAGTCCTAAATGCCACCTTCCCGTTCCCTTCCAACTCCTCCGAGTCCGCATCCGaatcttcttcctgctcCGCCTTCACTCTACTTTCGTTCTTCGACGCTGCTGCTCCTTGGTACGTCCTCGACTTCAGGTTTTGCAGCAGCACCAGTATCTGACTCTTATCTATTGGCGACACTTCCAGCCTCTGCTTCCACTTCATTCTCTTCTGACACAGGTGCGACTCGCTGTAGTACGAGCACTTTTCGCAGAACTTTTCCGTCACGATTGCTGTCGGCTGCAGCCTCTGCGTGATTATTATGTTCGGGTACATTGCTCCCACATCTAGGTGGTATATTCTCGGGTACGTCTTTATGCTACTCTCGTCTCTCAGTCTACACAGCCTCACGTACAACTCTCTGTACACGTCCTCGAAGTTTTCAAAGTGCTCGAATATCTTCTTTAGCCTTTTTGATGGCTCTCCCGGCCTCCGGGTCCCATCTTCCTCatcgtcctcctcctcgtacAGTTTCAACGGCTCCTTCGTTATCTTACTCATGTTGTTCTTCGCCCAGTATATCAGCAGAGCGTCCAGGTTATTTATCAGGTCGTCGTACGCTGCTGCTGACAGCTCAAACTGCTCCTCCTGGTCGTCTCTGAATATTCCGCAGCGCAGGCTCTCCACTCTTCCTCCTATGTACGTGTTTTCGTAGACCAGGTGCTGTTTTTCCGTTTCCGGGTTCGTGTAGAACCTTATTGCCTTCTGCGTGTGTTTGTTCGGCAGCAGTATTCCATTTCCGTACGCCTCCGCCATCAGCAGGTTTTCGCACATAGTCCCTGCTCCCTGTCTCAGGATCTCGTTTGGCGGCAGCGGCACGATGTAGCTCAGCGCCAGGATAAAGTTGTGTATGAACTTGATGTACAGGTTGTAGGTCGCCACTGCGTCAGACACGCTGTACACTGCCAGCTTTTGCGGGTCCGTTCTCGCCATCGCCACCATGTCCTCCGGGTCTATCTCCACTGGGCTGTACTTCAGCATCAGCTTACACACCTGCTTCAGCGTCCTCGAGCCGAAGGGCAGGTACGAGTCTCTCTCCACCCACTTGTAGCAGTCCATGTTAAGCACTGCTGCGTTAACGAACACTCCGTTTGACAAATGGAACCCTGCTAGCTTGTTCATGTTCAGGCCGTTGATTTCCGCTCTTCTGTTAACGTACGGGAAGTCGAAATTGTCTCCGTTGTACGTCACCAGTATCTGCGGCCTCAGCTGCCTCACCAGCGTGAAGAACCTCGTCAGCAGGTCCCTCTCCGTCTTCTCGTTGTGTATTTTGAAGGCTGCGTTGCCCACGATGTCTTCTCTCGGCCTGTACAGGAACTCCGTTATGTCTCTCGAGACTATGCTTCTGTTTACTATCAGGTATCCCTGCCCGTTGAACATCACTGATATCAGCATGATCTCATCTGTCTCCATGTCCGGGAACTTCAGGGGCGCCTTGTAACACTCTATGTCCCATGCGAACACGTTCAACGGAGCCACGCTCCTCTTGTCCATAGGCTCGAACTTAACGTTGAAGTCCTCTCTTTCCACCTCGTACCACGTTCCGCACCTTATCGACAGGTCTATGCACACTCTGTTGATGTACTTCACGTCGTGCTCGTAGATGTTTCCTATGAACCTCAGCGTCTGACTCGACAAAGTCTTCTGGGACCCGCTCATTTCTCCCATTGAGTACTCCAGGTGATCTCTGTTACTCAGGTTATATGTGTCGTACCTGTTCCTGTCCACTTTGTTGTAGCTTACGTCTTCGTCGAACTCGTCGTAGTCGTTGGATGCGTTGATCAACAGGTTGTCCTTCTCGTACTGCCTCTTCATTGCTGCTATCATGTCTCTTCCTCTCTCGAGCTGATCTATTGTTTTAAAGCTGATTTTTATCAAGGTTGCCAGGTTATGCTTACTCACTCCTTCCACTGCgtccaccttctccaggtGATTCGGCAGCGAGAGGTCTATCTTCTTACATGGCTCCAGCAGCACCGGTCCTATCGCGTTTACCTGGAACTTGTTGTACAGGAACTGCAGCACCACGTCGATGTAATCTTCTTTCAGCACCGATACGTAGAAGTACGGCGAATGGATCACTGATGTGTTCCACTCCGTCCCATCTTCAGATATAAAGTACAGTGACAGTGCTGAATTTAACTGACTATCTACGTTTGACGCTGTTTTATTGCTGTAAAACCTATCTGTGTCGTGGCTACTGTGGTCTATTTGTCCTGATTGCTTCGACGACTGTCTCAGGTCAACTGACGCCTTCACCGTTGTTACTACTACATTATACAGGAATCCGTTTCTCTTTCCGTTTGAATTCCAGGTTGGtgttttttcatattccaacattattttcaaatttccttatttatttttaactttactattgttacacATCAACTTAAACATTACTTACTTTATACATCacattttaacttattcacatacatttatttaaattctattatttttaaaattaactaatAACTTTTACTATATTTACTACTTATTTTCCATTATTTTTGATACACCATcacatttcattttttcactttttattttcttattttctttttattatttactcttCTTCTACCTTTTCCATCaccaatttaatttttatcatcttctttactcttatctattttttattttccattttactattttttaaatctaaattTATTCACATTCCTATTTATTCATCCACacatatacttatttattcttattacattattttatgtataacaTTCGTATTTTGTAAGAGCTTCATAGCAGTATTTACTTGCTTCCATTTGCTTTTTGTAGTACTCATTTCGGTCccttttatatattttgtattctTCTCCCGTACACACCATTCTTTTCTCATCCATGTacaatttatcatattCTCTACTCGTTAAATCCTCTTCAATTCctttttcttgtttttGATTTCCATTTGTGCCTCTATTACACAAATTATACAACATTtcgtatattttatccattttatttttcattctCAGCGTCCACAACTCCATTGCCAATTTTTCTCTCTCCATATTACTCGACACATACCATTTGTACctattttaattgtttattcGTGTTTGTATTATTTCTTATTCGTGTTCGTATTATTTAGTTTTCTAATGTCTgtcattaattttttagttgCTGTTCCTCAAACGTTTCCTACCTGTGGTCGCTGTTTTGGCACAGCGTGCACAAATTCTGCCCCTTCTTGTTCACGTAGAAGTCTCCGCAGTTGTTGCCGTCGTGGAGGACGATTCCGCAGCTGTCACACCACCTGCAGTCTCCGTAGCCTCCGCAGGCCGAGCACGGCTGAAACAATCGTTATTCCTCTCCACTTACTTCGTTTCCTCCCCAGGTCAGGTCCATCAGGTCCTGTATGTTTTCGCAGGCCGCCTTTCCGAACATCTGTCCTGCCACCAGCATCGACTGCGCCAATTAATGTCACTTTCCCTGCACTTACCGATATTTGTATGAACCTCTTAGCTAGTGGGTTATATTCGAAGTATCCTGTGCTCGACTCCATTGACTAATATTCGTTATTTTCTTCTAACCTACCACTTGGTGCGAGTTGTCCTTGTGTCCCATTGCCACTATTCCCCAGGGCACGTTTGTTGCAAACTAAAACGATTATCAGTACTCACATCTTTGTACAGCTTACACTTACTAGCTGTAACTATCTATGCCTATCTACGCCAATGAGCATCACCACTCCCATCTGTGGTAACGCCAAAACCTATTCTACCTACTCTAAATTGTCTAATTAACTATCTACACATCATGGGCTTCTTACCTGCTTCGTGTTCGCATTGTCAAACTCCAGCATCGACATCGAGTTCAGTGCTAGCATCTTCACGTAGTTGAACTGCGCCTCCGCCACGTGCAGGTTATCCTCCAGCAGCCCGTAAAGCGGGTTTTTGGTCGGTTTCGAGCCCGcgttcagcttcgacaggAACGATTTGTTCTTTTCCGGCAGCTCCAGGTTCGACACTATTCTCTCGTACCTGTGTAGGTCTCCGGTCGTCCATATTCCGTTGAGGACGTCCAGCGGCGACGGGCGCTGCTTCAGCGCCTGCGTCTTGTTAGCTGCGTTCAGCGAGGCCATGTCCGCCGTCAGCTGAGACAGCACGTCCACCTCCGCTCCTCTGCTCTTCGAGGCCTCTATGTTCATCAGCGACTGCGGCGAGTGTGCGTTTTGCGACCCTATGATCCCTCTGCAGTTTTTCGCGTTGCACTTGCATCTGAAGCCTCCTCCCACTCCCTTTGACGTGAATCCGTAGTTGTACGTCACCTCTTCTCCCTTCAGGATCTTCCTCGACGCGAAGACTCCCATTCTGTAGCTTCCTCTAACGTTGATTGGTATGCTTGAGCAGTTCGGGTCGCACGAGTGGTTGATGAACCTCGCCACGTTTCCCAGGTGCGTCGAGTCTATGTACACTTCCTTGTGCACCTTCATCACGTACCAGTGGCACTGGTTGTCGTCGTCGATTTCTGCGAAGCTCGAGCTCGCCAGCGACTTATGGAAATCCGTCTGCGTGATCACTTCGCCCACGTACTCGCACACCAGCTCGTTCTCTCTTATTTCCTCCGTCGCCACTGCTCCTATTCCCTTTCCTTCAAAGTACACTagcttcagcttcggcaGCAAAAAGTTCTGGAACCTCTTGTTTCCGCAGTTAACGTCGTGCAATGCGCAGTTTTTAGACGTGCACTCTACGTTTTTCATAACGTTTTGGCACTCCTTTCCGCAACTCTTAGTGCACACGCACCTCGTGTTCGTGTCGGGTGCTGATATAAGTTTCCTGTTTTCTGGCGAGATCAGGTTCGACGTTATGTACTTGAACTCGCTCGATATCTTCGACAGTATCGACTCGTCGCAGCCCTTCACGATCAGGTTCCACTCGCGCGACTTCATGTCGTGGAACGGCCTTATGAACATGTCTTCTGCCGACCCGTTTGATGAGCCCATATCCCCTGCTTGGTTCTTACTGCTCTTCGAACTCCTTGCGTCCTGCCTCTTCGTCTTCCTCGACTTAGCCTTCAGCGTCGCTGACTTGTGCAGGTCCAGTATCTGGTTATCGTCGTCTGAATCTTGTGCTGGCTGCTTCGATATGAAGCACGGCTCCAGGTTAAGCTTCTTTTCGTAATTTGCGTGTTCCGTGATAAAGTTTTTCAGCCTCACGTATATCTCTCTCGGCACCACTGTCTCCAGGTTTACTGTTGGACACACGCACTCCTTGTTCATGATGTTACTTCTGTTGTTCGACTCCTTCGAGTTTTGTGAGAGTGTGCAGCCCACTTGTATGTGTATGCAGTCCTGGCACACGATCTGTTTTCCTGACTTCGGAAGTATGTGCACGTCTGGGTGCACGCAGTGCGTACACCACGTTCTATCACACCTTATGCACTTTACCAGCGTCGTCGAAGGCCCCTTCTGGAAgtactcctcgtcgtcgtctGACGAGTTGTACATCTCTTCGCTCTTCGTGTTCGTCGTGTACGACCTCGACTGTATAAACGACTTGAATGCTCTCAGCTCCGGGTACCTCTGTGGCCTCGGTATCTTCTTTCCCTTCGCGAAGTGCGACGACTCCACCTTTCCTCTGCATGACGCCTTCAGCACGTTCCATGCTGACAGCAGTGGCGACTGTTTTTCTCTTATTTGTTCTCCTCTCCAGAACGTCTCCCAGTAGTACACGTACCTGTCGCAGTCGTagcagctccagcacgTGTGCGAGTGACATATAAACTTCGGACGCCCGTTTCTGTCCACCAGGTTATGCAGGTGCCCGCACATACTCATGTTTATgtctattatttttttgtccGGTATTATCACTCTCGTCCTTGAGAAACAGTTCGGGTAACAGTAGAATGTTGAACACTCCTCCACGCAACACTTAACCAGATTTTTAAGTTGAAAAAACTGTCTGCATCCATTACAGCCTATGTGTGATATTGTACAGAAGAAGCATTTTTTTAGTGCGTTCGGGTTATCTATTAGGTAATGTGGTTTTTCGAGGTTTCTGTGTTGTCCTGTTTTCCTTCCTCccttcttttcctccttcactTCTTCCATTACTACTTCATCCGTGTCGCTTCCGCTTGACGATGAACTCGAGTTCGACTCCACCTCCGTTATCAGTTCCGGTGGTTCCCCCGACTCGTTATATCCTGTCGACCCATTTTTTGACGACGTCAGCTTCTCGTACATGTTATGGTAGTGGTTTTTCATAAACTCGTGGCACCTTATGTGGTACGATCTTTTACACATGTCCGAGCAGACCAGAAACGACTTCTTCCTCAGAATCGGGAGTCTGCATATCCAACATGACAATGGCCACTCCAACTTTGTATCGTTGTGTTTCTTGCCCGCCGTTTCCTTTTCTGATTCGGAAGTCTTACCCGTTTTATCTGGTCGCTTGAAACGGTTGCTGTCAACTTGACTGTCGCTAAACACTGAATCGTTGTCGTCAAGGTCTGGAAGGAACTCCCTCGGTATCCCTTCCGAAAGCAccaatttattaaaatatgtagaATCCCTATAGTTGGTCATATTTAAAACCGAAAGTATTTACTAATTAGCCGTTTTAAGGGAGATTAATGATATTGAAAATTCAAACATTAAATGTGTCATATATACTCATATTATGTCGttcaaaaatataataaagatacaaaaattaagatGAGTTCAATTAGACAATGTAAAACAATCGTCTTAATGAGGAAATAATTGTATTCACaccaataaaaattaatttaattgacAGTTAGTTCcccatacacattaatttatttagtattaatttgtaatatattatagGAATGAAACCATTTAATGAACTTGTATCATATCTtgatatcattttttatttgttatatattttataattttaattgatgtttatataatattaaaattatgtaaaacTTATGATTCTTTAACAatttctaaaaatatagactttaacattataattaaacaagATTGTTGTTAAAAATGGGCTCCACTGAAGTTTATGCCCACTTCATAAATGGAACTGatgaaaaatatgatttGGAAGACAGCACATACCTAATTTCAACGAACATGGACAGAGAATCTCTCTCTAAGGTATTGATTTATAAGTTTTATACCTTATGTATACTTTAACAGATGATTAACGAACTTTTGAATCTGGAAGCTCCTGTATCCTTTGACATTATCGTGGACAACCAAAGATTGAGAGAGACTATCGCAGAGTTAGCaccttttttaaaataatcaatttaGGAGAATGGAAATGCTTAAGATTGAATCTGAGTCTACAATTCAGCTCGTTTACGTTTTATCGGTTACCGAGCCTTCAGAAAAACGGTGTGATGACTTGGATAGCTGGATTTCCGGCCTATCGTACGATAATGATCTTGGTATTTTGAGTTTTACTTGACTATAATTCAGATTTGGTTGCCGTTTGTTCATATGGTGGATGTGTGTGCTTGTATGGATCGAAATCGATGGACAAAGTATACAGTTTTTCCAGCCAAAGAATTAAGTCATCGGTACATCTTTGCTCTAACGAGTAGGTTGTGAGTTTATAAGTGATATTAGGCACATGGGATACGTTTCTGAACTAGTGTGTGGCCACATGAACGGCCTCGTTGAGGTTTACAACATCAACACAAATCTGGACTACTCGTTCAATAATCTTGTGGCAACAAATGAAGGGTTAGTTATGaattcatattttatttctcaGATACTCTGATACGGTGACATCAGTGGTGACCGATCACTCCGGAAAGGTTATTATATCAGGTGGTTATGACAATTTGATCACGGTTTACGAAAATGTACTTTTAACACTTAACTCAAATTCCTATTAGGTTGATTTGTCTTCCGTAAAACCGAATGGCTCAAAGTCTAAAAAACGGTAAACAAAACCAACTTTCATAATTCTTTAGTTCTTTGTCAGAAGTTATTTTATCCCAAATCGCATCCTTtgataaacacaaaaagCCTGTAACGGTATGCATTACCacaaaacattttaaatttagaaattGAAATTCTCGTCCAGTAAAAGATTTTCACTAGCATCCTCGTCAATGGATGGGTCCTTGTGTTCATGGGACcttaataaaaaggaagccGTATCATCGCATGAGACTGGAAAGGTTTGCAAAAGGAGCCgatttttataatacactCTTTTAGGCGTTGACTTGCTTCGACTTTTCGCCAAACGGAAGCTGTGTGTGCACTGGCAGTGTGGACGGAAGCTTGACAGTTTGGGACCTGAGGTCGAACGAAGAGGGCGTAACCATCAACGGAGATTCCGGAAGTGGCTTAAACTTGCTGAAAAAGGCGTCGTCAAGGCCCTTTGACCGTTTGGTCAGTGACGTCTCATGGAATCAATCAGTCAACCTTGTGTCGGCAGTTGGTCTGGATGGAAGCGTTATTCTGGTGGATGTCAGATCCCCAAAGTTTCCGCTCCAGAAGGTACCCCAACCTTactaatttaaaactaatgAAAACTATAGACACTGTGTGAACATAAGGGAGACCTGGATAGAGTAACCTGCACAGTATGGACTAGTCAAAACGCCGTAGTTTATACCACGGCCGCAGGTCTCGTAAACAAGTTATTTTACAAGGAAATATAGCATAAATGTTTTCAGCTTCATTTTCTCGATAAATCATCCAAATGTGTTGgatcatattttaaacagcGGTACATATGCCacatattgtatataatccacaatttgatttaaaaatttaaacttccactttaatttaacctagttgatatttttttataattatttaataggAAGACTTGTGAAAGAATTAATTTAATGCTCGAACACACGGCCTTTACAAAATTCAGCAGCACATTTTGTAATTATGGGTGATTACCACTCAACCAGTAACAGAGACTCACAGGATTCACACAGTTACGATTCTGGTTTTGAACATGACTTGAATGAAGCCATTCAACTGTCCCTTCAGGACTACAGAAGTATGAGCACAATTAAACAGTTAAACACCGACCAatgtacattttatttatcatcagttcctttaatttatttgtagaTGATACCTGCAGTCATTCACAGAATACTGGGTCAACCTATGTCAATTTTAATACCGACGGTATGTTGTGTGTACATACAATTTTAACTGTGAATGAGTTCTCACATTCTAATCATAACACAGGAACTTACTTTATATCTGATGCGGTTCCCAAAGGCCCCAACGATTTGTTTAATCCTAACCACATACTTGAAAATTTATTCATGCTCTTTAAAATACGGGGCAAAGTCACCAATGGGTCGGAGTCGTCGAGTTCTAAGTTTCCTGGCTCGCAATCTTGGTCCTCGGAAACGGAGCACACAGAGGCCTCTTTGTATTATGCCATCGGTAGGGATCATTTGAATGATATTCTCAACACCCTCTTCGGCAAGGACCAGTACCGATCTGTTGA encodes:
- a CDS encoding uncharacterized protein (SET domain containing protein); protein product: MTNYRDSTYFNKLVLSEGIPREFLPDLDDNDSVFSDSQVDSNRFKRPDKTGKTSESEKETAGKKHNDTKLEWPLSCWICRLPILRKKSFLVCSDMCKRSYHIRCHEFMKNHYHNMYEKLTSSKNGSTGYNESGEPPELITEVESNSSSSSSGSDTDEVVMEEVKEEKKGGRKTGQHRNLEKPHYLIDNPNALKKCFFCTISHIGCNGCRQFFQLKNLVKCCVEECSTFYCYPNCFSRTRVIIPDKKIIDINMSMCGHLHNLVDRNGRPKFICHSHTCWSCYDCDRYVYYWETFWRGEQIREKQSPLLSAWNVLKASCRGKVESSHFAKGKKIPRPQRYPELRAFKSFIQSRSYTTNTKSEEMYNSSDDDEEYFQKGPSTTLVKCIRCDRTWCTHCVHPDVHILPKSGKQIVCQDCIHIQVGCTLSQNSKESNNRSNIMNKECVCPTVNLETVVPREIYVRLKNFITEHANYEKKLNLEPCFISKQPAQDSDDDNQILDLHKSATLKAKSRKTKRQDARSSKSSKNQAGDMGSSNGSAEDMFIRPFHDMKSREWNLIVKGCDESILSKISSEFKYITSNLISPENRKLISAPDTNTRCVCTKSCGKECQNVMKNVECTSKNCALHDVNCGNKRFQNFLLPKLKLVYFEGKGIGAVATEEIRENELVCEYVGEVITQTDFHKSLASSSFAEIDDDNQCHWYVMKVHKEVYIDSTHLGNVARFINHSCDPNCSSIPINVRGSYRMGVFASRKILKGEEVTYNYGFTSKGVGGGFRCKCNAKNCRGIIGSQNAHSPQSLMNIEASKSRGAEVDVLSQLTADMASLNAANKTQALKQRPSPLDVLNGIWTTGDLHRYERIVSNLELPEKNKSFLSKLNAGSKPTKNPLYGLLEDNLHVAEAQFNYVKMLALNSMSMLEFDNANTKQFATNVPWGIVAMGHKDNSHQVVG
- a CDS encoding microtubule-associated protein; amino-acid sequence: MGSTEVYAHFINGTDEKYDLEDSTYLISTNMDRESLSKMINELLNLEAPVSFDIIVDNQRLRETIAERMEMLKIESESTIQLVYVLSVTEPSEKRCDDLDSWISGLSYDNDLDLVAVCSYGGCVCLYGSKSMDKVYSFSSQRIKSSVHLCSNEHMGYVSELVCGHMNGLVEVYNINTNLDYSFNNLVATNEGYSDTVTSVVTDHSGKVIISGGYDNLITVYENVDLSSVKPNGSKSKKRSLSEVILSQIASFDKHKKPVTKLKFSSSKRFSLASSSMDGSLCSWDLNKKEAVSSHETGKALTCFDFSPNGSCVCTGSVDGSLTVWDLRSNEEGVTINGDSGSGLNLLKKASSRPFDRLVSDVSWNQSVNLVSAVGLDGSVILVDVRSPKFPLQKTLCEHKGDLDRVTCTVWTSQNAVVYTTAAGLVNKLFYKEI